One genomic segment of Pseudomonadota bacterium includes these proteins:
- a CDS encoding amidohydrolase family protein yields the protein MKTHSTLLVFAAAVLTGCGTTLTGAPLAPTMTNQIVIRQAPFTPDSGSIAILCGKLVDGSGAAPLERALVVIRDGRVKSVTGDSRRNAAAATHLPVLDLSDYSCLPGLIDMHTHLTDRPEDTADLTVYFRRTAEETLQISKENAAATLLAGFTSVRNVGTYVLGADFALRDAINEGEAVGPRMQASGPYLTIPQGGGDLYVPDFKEPADNARFHAGVARGPDDFRNRARGLIDDGSDLLKVIASGAVLAFGGVPGAPEMSQEEIAAVVQVAHAVNKKVAAHAHGAESIAMAINAGVDTVEHASYLDDAGIALALKHGNVAFAMDVYNGDYIDTEGRRLKWPEEFLRKNTETTEIQRVAFTKAVKAGVPIVFATDSGVFPHGLNARQFPIMVERGMTPAQAIASATTVAAKYMGWSNDVGALEPGKFGDLIAVYGDPLTDIKTLQSVEVVIKGGIVLKLPAAK from the coding sequence ATGAAGACACATTCAACCCTGCTGGTTTTCGCGGCCGCCGTTCTCACCGGCTGCGGCACCACGCTGACGGGCGCCCCGCTCGCGCCGACCATGACCAACCAGATCGTGATCCGCCAGGCGCCCTTCACCCCCGACAGCGGCTCGATCGCCATCCTGTGCGGCAAACTAGTCGACGGCAGCGGTGCCGCGCCGCTCGAACGCGCGCTGGTGGTCATCCGCGATGGCCGCGTCAAGAGTGTGACCGGCGACAGCAGGCGAAACGCGGCGGCGGCAACGCATCTGCCCGTGCTGGACCTCAGCGACTACAGCTGCCTGCCCGGCCTCATCGACATGCATACACACCTGACGGACCGGCCGGAGGACACGGCCGATCTCACGGTGTATTTCCGACGGACGGCTGAAGAGACGCTGCAAATTTCCAAGGAGAACGCGGCGGCCACGTTGTTGGCCGGCTTCACCAGCGTGCGCAACGTCGGCACTTATGTGCTCGGCGCGGACTTCGCGCTGCGCGACGCCATCAACGAGGGCGAAGCCGTGGGCCCGCGCATGCAGGCCAGCGGGCCGTATCTCACCATTCCGCAGGGCGGCGGCGATCTCTACGTCCCCGATTTCAAGGAGCCCGCCGACAACGCGCGTTTCCACGCGGGTGTGGCGCGTGGCCCGGATGACTTCCGCAATCGTGCCCGAGGGCTCATCGACGACGGCTCGGACCTGCTCAAGGTCATCGCCTCCGGCGCGGTGCTGGCGTTCGGCGGTGTGCCGGGCGCGCCGGAAATGTCGCAGGAGGAAATCGCGGCCGTCGTGCAGGTTGCGCACGCGGTGAACAAGAAAGTCGCGGCGCACGCACACGGCGCCGAATCCATCGCCATGGCGATCAATGCCGGCGTCGATACCGTCGAACACGCCTCTTATCTGGACGACGCGGGCATCGCGCTCGCGCTCAAACACGGCAACGTGGCGTTTGCCATGGACGTCTACAACGGCGACTACATCGACACCGAAGGCCGGCGCCTCAAGTGGCCGGAAGAATTCCTGCGCAAGAACACCGAGACCACGGAGATCCAGCGCGTGGCGTTCACCAAGGCGGTCAAGGCCGGCGTGCCGATTGTTTTTGCGACGGATTCGGGCGTGTTTCCGCACGGTCTCAACGCGCGGCAATTTCCCATCATGGTCGAGCGTGGCATGACGCCCGCGCAGGCCATCGCGTCGGCCACCACCGTCGCGGCAAAATACATGGGCTGGAGCAACGACGTGGGCGCGCTCGAGCCGGGCAAGTTCGGCGACCTCATCGCCGTTTACGGCGACCCGCTCACCGACATCAAGACTCTGCAAAGCGTCGAAGTCGTGATCAAGGGCGGGATCGTCCTCAAACTACCTGCGGCGAAGTAG
- a CDS encoding pirin family protein has translation MDVIDQRRRDLGGFEVGRVLPFTRRHMVGPFIFFDHIGPTSFAPGIPKTVDVRPHPHIGLATVTYLFAGEIMHRDSVGVQQAIQPNEVNWMIAGRGITHSERFEKARAQGGPMHGIQAWVALPREHEETEPSFGHFGAEALPVHEDSGVRTRLLAGNAFGLTAGVKTHSPLFYAHLEIQPGARAALPPGFSERALYIAAGEIEVRGQRYGAGKMLVFENAEDSSFAATQAATVMALGGEPVGERFIEWNFVSSSKARIEQAKADWRAGRMKLPDYDNQEFIPLA, from the coding sequence ATGGATGTCATTGATCAGCGCCGTCGCGACCTCGGCGGCTTCGAAGTCGGGCGCGTCCTGCCGTTCACGCGCCGGCACATGGTCGGCCCGTTCATCTTCTTCGATCACATCGGGCCGACCAGCTTCGCGCCTGGCATCCCGAAGACGGTCGACGTGCGCCCGCACCCACACATCGGGCTCGCCACGGTCACCTATCTATTCGCCGGCGAGATCATGCATCGCGACAGTGTCGGCGTGCAGCAGGCCATCCAGCCCAACGAAGTGAACTGGATGATCGCCGGCCGCGGCATCACGCACTCCGAACGTTTCGAGAAGGCGCGCGCGCAAGGCGGCCCCATGCACGGCATCCAGGCCTGGGTGGCGTTGCCGCGCGAACACGAGGAAACGGAGCCGTCATTCGGGCACTTCGGCGCGGAGGCCCTGCCCGTTCACGAAGATTCCGGCGTGCGCACGCGTTTGCTGGCCGGCAACGCCTTCGGCCTGACAGCCGGTGTCAAAACCCACTCGCCGCTCTTTTATGCGCACCTAGAAATCCAGCCCGGCGCGCGGGCGGCGCTGCCGCCGGGTTTCTCCGAACGCGCGTTGTACATCGCGGCCGGGGAAATCGAAGTGCGCGGGCAGCGCTATGGCGCGGGCAAGATGCTGGTCTTCGAGAACGCCGAGGACAGCAGCTTCGCCGCGACGCAGGCCGCCACGGTCATGGCGCTCGGCGGCGAACCGGTCGGCGAACGCTTCATCGAATGGAATTTCGTGTCTTCGTCGAAGGCGCGCATCGAACAGGCCAAGGCGGATTGGCGCGCCGGCCGCATGAAACTGCCCGACTACGACAACCAGGAATTCATCCCACTCGCATGA
- a CDS encoding SRPBCC domain-containing protein, whose product MHSSARSIKHGSFVIERRLDYSPELVYRAWTQQDAKARWFNGPVDKWTESVRQMDVRVGGRDVLIGKFIDGSESRFEAQYLEVVPEKRLVYVYDMYFQGKKLSVTLASIEFVAAGKGTKLLVTEQHAFLDGHEDGGSRERGTLQLMHNLDVALAGGDSRQPKA is encoded by the coding sequence ATGCACTCGAGCGCCAGGTCCATCAAGCACGGCTCGTTCGTCATCGAGCGCCGGCTCGACTACAGCCCCGAACTGGTCTACCGCGCCTGGACGCAGCAGGACGCGAAGGCACGCTGGTTCAACGGCCCGGTCGACAAATGGACCGAGTCCGTGCGCCAGATGGACGTGCGCGTGGGCGGACGAGACGTGCTGATCGGCAAGTTCATCGACGGCAGCGAGTCGCGCTTCGAGGCGCAGTACCTAGAGGTGGTTCCCGAAAAACGGCTGGTGTACGTCTACGACATGTACTTCCAGGGCAAGAAGCTTTCGGTGACGCTTGCGAGCATCGAGTTCGTCGCGGCCGGCAAGGGCACGAAGCTGCTGGTCACCGAACAACACGCGTTTCTCGATGGCCACGAAGACGGCGGCAGCCGCGAGCGCGGCACGCTGCAGCTCATGCACAATCTCGACGTGGCGCTGGCCGGCGGCGATTCGCGCCAGCCCAAAGCCTAG